From the genome of Adhaeribacter pallidiroseus:
TCCTTGCTGTTGGGGTTTGCCTTTCCGGGCTGCGGCCAAAAAGCTTTCGACCAGCAATTTCGTTTATTATACCGCAATACCGTACCCCTTATTCTTGCAAAAGATTTAGCCCGGGACTTACAGCAAAATGAAGGTATTGTGCTGCTGGATACCCGCTCTCCGGCGGAATTTGCCGTGAGTCATTTGCCGCAGGCCAGGTTTATCGATTACAATTCCTTCGCGGTGGAACAGCTAAAAGATATGGCCAAGAAAACGCCGATCGTGGTTTACTGTTCCGTTGGGGTGCGCAGCGAACGGGTTGGTGAAAAATTGCAACAAGCCGGGTTTAAAAACGTGCGAAATCTGTACGGGGGGATTTTTGAATGGAAAAATAAAGGATTTGCCGTGTATCATCACCAAAACGTACCAACCGATAGTGTGCACGCTTATAACCGGTATTGGGGGCAATGGTTAACAAAAGCCACAAAAGTTTATGAATAAAAAACTACTGCTGATATTTGTAAAAAATGCGGTGCTGGGTAAGGTTAAAACGCGTTTGGCAGCTACCATTGGTCCCGATAAAGCTTACGAGATCTACCAAATACTTCTGAAACGGACCTTTGAAGTAACCGTAGCTTTACCGGTT
Proteins encoded in this window:
- a CDS encoding rhodanese-like domain-containing protein; the encoded protein is MKKSTLLVSLLLGFAFPGCGQKAFDQQFRLLYRNTVPLILAKDLARDLQQNEGIVLLDTRSPAEFAVSHLPQARFIDYNSFAVEQLKDMAKKTPIVVYCSVGVRSERVGEKLQQAGFKNVRNLYGGIFEWKNKGFAVYHHQNVPTDSVHAYNRYWGQWLTKATKVYE